A single window of Mycobacterium sp. ITM-2016-00318 DNA harbors:
- a CDS encoding prolyl oligopeptidase family protein, producing the protein MTDPYLWLEDITGEDALDWVRSRNEPTLAELCGERFEQMQTEALEVLDTDARIPYVRRRGDWLYNYWRDAENPRGLWRRTTLDSYRTDAPDWERVIDLDALASAEDENWVWAGARVIEPDHSLALVTLSRGGSDAAVVREFDMRTKQFVVDGFRVPEAKTQISWEDENAVLIGTDWGDDSLTESGYPRLVKRWRRGTPLDDAETLFSGSRTDVLVAATRDHTPGFERTFLNRAVDFFNDEVYEIRDGELIRIDAPTDATVSAHRNWLLIELRTDWYTGSDTYRAGSLIAADYDEFLAGTADLQVVFEADDHTSLNHYAWTKDKLVIVTLADVVSRVETVTPGSWAIEPVPGIPDNSNAVIVDTDDLGDEIFLDFSGFTTPSRLLHGPVEGPLELIKSAPSFFDADSIAVAQHFATSKDGTAIPYFVVGQQDKGPGPTLLSGYGGFEVSRTPGYDGVTGRLWLARGGTYVLANIRGGGEYGPGWHTQAMREGRHLVAEDFAAVAADLVHSGITTVEQLGAQGGSNGGLLMGIMLTQYPELFGALVCSVPLLDMRRFHLLLAGASWVAEYGDPDDPDDWEFISKYSPYQNISADRSYPPLLMTTSTRDDRVHPGHARKMTAALEAAGHEVRYYENIEGGHAGAADNKQTAFRSALIFEFLHRTLHS; encoded by the coding sequence GTGACCGATCCGTACCTCTGGCTCGAAGACATCACCGGCGAGGACGCGCTGGACTGGGTCCGCAGCCGCAACGAGCCGACGCTCGCGGAATTGTGCGGTGAACGCTTCGAGCAGATGCAGACCGAGGCGCTCGAGGTGCTCGACACCGACGCGCGTATCCCGTACGTCCGCCGCCGTGGCGACTGGCTCTACAACTACTGGCGCGACGCCGAGAATCCCCGCGGGCTGTGGCGGCGCACCACGCTGGACAGCTACCGCACCGACGCACCCGACTGGGAGAGGGTGATCGATCTCGACGCGTTGGCTTCCGCCGAGGACGAGAACTGGGTGTGGGCGGGCGCGCGCGTCATCGAGCCCGACCATTCCCTCGCGCTGGTCACGTTGTCGCGAGGTGGCTCTGACGCCGCTGTCGTTCGTGAATTCGACATGCGGACAAAGCAATTCGTTGTCGACGGCTTCCGGGTGCCCGAGGCGAAGACCCAGATCAGCTGGGAAGACGAGAACGCGGTGTTGATCGGCACGGATTGGGGCGATGACTCGCTGACGGAGTCCGGCTATCCGCGGCTGGTCAAGCGCTGGCGCCGAGGAACACCGCTCGACGACGCCGAGACGCTGTTCAGTGGTTCGCGCACCGATGTGCTCGTCGCGGCGACGCGGGACCACACGCCTGGCTTCGAGCGGACCTTCCTCAACCGCGCCGTCGACTTCTTCAACGACGAGGTGTACGAGATCCGCGACGGTGAGCTCATTCGCATCGACGCACCGACCGACGCCACCGTGTCGGCCCATCGCAACTGGCTTCTCATCGAGCTGCGCACCGACTGGTACACCGGCTCGGACACTTACCGCGCCGGCTCGCTGATCGCCGCCGACTACGACGAATTCCTCGCCGGCACAGCGGATCTGCAGGTGGTCTTCGAAGCCGACGACCACACCAGCCTCAACCACTACGCGTGGACAAAGGACAAGCTGGTCATCGTCACGCTCGCCGACGTCGTGAGCCGCGTCGAGACGGTGACGCCCGGTAGCTGGGCGATCGAGCCGGTGCCCGGCATCCCGGACAACTCCAACGCCGTCATCGTCGACACCGATGACCTCGGCGACGAGATCTTTCTGGACTTCAGTGGTTTCACCACGCCGTCACGGCTACTGCACGGTCCCGTCGAGGGACCGCTAGAGCTGATCAAATCCGCGCCGTCGTTCTTCGACGCCGACAGCATCGCGGTCGCGCAGCATTTCGCCACGTCAAAGGACGGCACTGCGATTCCCTATTTCGTTGTGGGACAACAGGACAAAGGGCCTGGACCGACGCTGCTGAGCGGCTATGGCGGGTTCGAGGTCTCGCGGACGCCGGGATACGACGGCGTCACGGGGCGGTTGTGGTTGGCGCGCGGCGGAACCTACGTGCTGGCCAACATCCGCGGTGGAGGCGAGTACGGGCCAGGCTGGCACACCCAGGCGATGCGCGAGGGGCGCCACCTGGTCGCCGAGGACTTCGCGGCGGTCGCAGCGGATCTGGTACATAGCGGGATCACCACCGTCGAACAGTTGGGCGCCCAGGGCGGCAGCAACGGCGGCCTGCTGATGGGCATCATGCTGACGCAGTACCCGGAGTTGTTCGGCGCGCTGGTCTGCAGTGTGCCGCTGCTGGACATGCGGCGCTTCCACCTGCTGTTGGCCGGCGCGTCGTGGGTGGCCGAGTACGGCGACCCCGACGACCCCGACGACTGGGAGTTCATCTCGAAGTACTCGCCTTATCAGAACATTTCGGCGGACCGGAGCTACCCACCGCTGCTGATGACCACGTCGACGCGGGACGACCGGGTGCACCCCGGCCACGCACGCAAGATGACCGCCGCACTCGAGGCGGCCGGACACGAGGTGCGCTACTACGAGAACATCGAGGGCGGACATGCCGGAGCGGCGGACAACAAGCAGACAGCGTTCCGGTCAGCCCTGATCTTCGAGTTCCTGCACCGGACCCTGCACAGTTGA
- the adh gene encoding aldehyde dehydrogenase, which yields MTVFSRPGSADALMAYESRYGNFIGGEWVPPAGGEYFENPTPVTGQAFCEVARSTEADIDKALDAAHGAATAWGKTSAGERAVILNKIADRIEENLDSIALAEAWDNGKPIRETLAADIPLAVDHFRYFAGAIRAQEGSLSQIDDDTVAYHFHEPLGVVGQIIPWNFPILMATWKLAPALAAGNAVVLKPAEQTPASILYLMSLIGDLLPPGVVNVVNGFGAEAGKPLASSNRIAKIAFTGETTTGRLIMQYASQNLIPVTLELGGKSPNIFFSDVMAAGDDFQDKALEGFTMFALNQGEVCTCPSRSLIQSDIYDEFLELAAIRTKAVRQGDPLDTETMIGSQASNDQLEKVLSYIEIGKDEGARVVTGGERAELGGDLNGGYYVQPTIFEGNNKMRIFQEEIFGPVVAVTSFTDYDDAISIANNTLYGLGAGVWSRDGNTAYRAGRDIKAGRVWTNCYHAYPAHAAFGGYKQSGIGRENHKMMLDHYQQTKNLLVSYSNKAQGFF from the coding sequence ATGACCGTTTTCTCACGCCCAGGTTCCGCCGACGCACTGATGGCCTACGAGTCTCGCTACGGCAACTTCATCGGCGGTGAGTGGGTGCCGCCTGCCGGCGGTGAGTACTTCGAGAACCCGACGCCGGTCACGGGTCAGGCGTTCTGCGAGGTCGCCCGTTCCACCGAGGCCGACATCGACAAGGCTCTCGACGCGGCGCACGGCGCGGCGACCGCATGGGGCAAGACCTCCGCGGGGGAGCGCGCCGTCATCCTCAACAAGATCGCCGACCGCATCGAGGAGAACCTCGACTCGATCGCGCTGGCCGAGGCGTGGGACAACGGCAAGCCGATCCGTGAGACGCTGGCCGCCGATATCCCGTTGGCGGTGGACCACTTTCGCTACTTTGCGGGCGCCATCCGCGCGCAGGAGGGCTCGCTGAGCCAGATCGACGACGACACCGTCGCCTACCACTTCCACGAACCGCTCGGGGTGGTCGGCCAGATCATCCCGTGGAACTTCCCGATCCTGATGGCCACCTGGAAACTCGCGCCCGCACTCGCGGCGGGCAACGCCGTGGTGCTCAAGCCCGCCGAGCAGACACCCGCGTCGATCCTGTACCTGATGTCGCTAATCGGCGACCTGCTGCCGCCGGGTGTCGTCAACGTGGTCAACGGTTTCGGAGCCGAGGCGGGCAAGCCGCTGGCATCGAGCAACCGCATCGCCAAGATCGCCTTCACCGGCGAGACGACGACGGGCCGGCTGATCATGCAGTACGCCAGCCAGAACCTCATCCCGGTCACGCTGGAACTCGGCGGCAAGAGCCCCAACATCTTCTTCTCCGACGTGATGGCCGCGGGGGACGACTTCCAGGACAAGGCGCTGGAAGGCTTCACGATGTTCGCGCTGAACCAGGGCGAGGTGTGCACCTGTCCGTCGCGCAGCCTGATCCAGTCCGACATCTACGACGAGTTCCTCGAGCTCGCCGCCATCCGCACCAAGGCCGTCCGGCAGGGCGACCCGCTGGACACCGAGACGATGATCGGCTCGCAGGCCTCCAACGACCAGCTGGAGAAGGTGTTGTCCTACATCGAGATCGGCAAGGACGAAGGCGCACGCGTGGTCACCGGCGGCGAGCGCGCCGAACTCGGCGGCGACCTCAACGGCGGCTACTACGTGCAGCCCACCATCTTCGAGGGCAACAACAAGATGCGGATCTTCCAGGAGGAGATCTTCGGTCCGGTGGTGGCGGTGACGTCATTCACCGACTACGACGACGCGATCTCGATCGCGAACAACACGCTCTACGGCCTCGGCGCCGGAGTGTGGAGCCGCGACGGCAACACCGCCTACCGCGCAGGCCGCGACATCAAGGCGGGCCGCGTCTGGACCAACTGCTATCACGCGTACCCCGCCCATGCGGCGTTCGGCGGCTACAAGCAGTCCGGCATCGGCCGCGAGAACCACAAGATGATGCTCGACCACTACCAGCAGACCAAGAACCTGCTGGTGAGCTACAGCAACAAGGCTCAGGGTTTCTTCTGA
- a CDS encoding DUF779 domain-containing protein, which yields MSAPKSPDGPPPRALITRAAADLLTKLQGRHGALMFHQSGGCCDGSSPMCYPDGDFIVGDRDVLLAVLDVGDPGVPVWISGPQFEAWKHTQLVIDVVPGRGGGFSVEAPEGMRFLSRGRAFTEAENRALTATPPVTGAEYEKGMRPVENGTHIVAQAIDACPLPATPSR from the coding sequence GTGAGCGCGCCGAAATCGCCAGACGGTCCGCCACCCAGAGCGCTCATCACCCGCGCGGCGGCCGACCTGCTGACCAAGCTGCAGGGCAGGCACGGCGCGCTGATGTTCCACCAGTCCGGCGGCTGCTGCGACGGGTCGTCGCCGATGTGCTATCCAGACGGCGACTTCATCGTCGGCGACCGCGACGTGCTGCTGGCCGTGCTCGACGTTGGCGATCCCGGGGTGCCGGTCTGGATCTCCGGCCCGCAGTTCGAGGCATGGAAGCACACGCAGCTGGTGATCGACGTGGTGCCCGGCCGCGGCGGCGGGTTCAGCGTCGAGGCGCCCGAGGGCATGCGGTTCCTGTCGCGGGGCCGGGCGTTCACCGAGGCCGAGAATCGTGCCCTGACCGCCACCCCGCCGGTGACCGGTGCCGAATACGAAAAAGGCATGCGGCCGGTCGAGAATGGAACACACATCGTCGCGCAAGCGATCGATGCCTGCCCGTTACCTGCCACGCCGAGTCGGTAA
- a CDS encoding putative holin, producing MIPVPRAWILASAMLVGTAAGLLGGIAAMKLVDATVRPDFVIALVVGVPSIFGMVLILFSHRAWMTALGAFVLAIAPAWFGALAVIQVVHGA from the coding sequence GTGATACCCGTACCACGGGCTTGGATTCTCGCAAGCGCGATGCTTGTCGGCACCGCGGCGGGGCTGCTCGGCGGAATCGCGGCGATGAAGCTGGTCGACGCGACCGTCCGCCCCGATTTCGTCATCGCTCTCGTCGTCGGGGTGCCGAGCATCTTCGGCATGGTGCTGATCCTGTTCTCGCACCGCGCCTGGATGACGGCTCTTGGCGCATTCGTCCTCGCGATCGCGCCCGCATGGTTCGGCGCGCTCGCCGTGATCCAGGTGGTGCACGGTGCCTGA
- the lpdA gene encoding dihydrolipoyl dehydrogenase, with protein MSHYDVVVLGAGPGGYVAAIRAAQLGLKTAVVEPKYWGGVCLNVGCIPSKALLRNAELAHIFTKEAKQFGISGEATFDFGVAFDRSRKVADGRVAGVHFLMKKNKITEIGGYGKFTDDHTLEVDLNEGGTETVTFDNVIIATGSSTRLVPGTSLSENVVTYEKLIMTRELPKSIVIAGAGAIGMEFGYVMKNYGVDVTIVEFLPRALPNEDAEVSKEIEKQFKKLGVKILTGTKVEGIKDDDGGEVLVTVSKDGKSEEIKTEKVLQAIGFAPNIEGYGLDKAGVQTTERKAIGIDDYMRTNVPHIYAIGDVTGMLQLAHVAEAQGVVAAETIGGADTLPLGDYRMLPRATFCQPQVASFGLTEEQAREEGYDVKVAKFPFAANAKAHGMGDPSGFVKLIADGKYGELIGGHLIGHDVSELLPELTLAQKWDLTATELARNVHTHPTMSEALQECFHGLAGHMINF; from the coding sequence GTGAGCCACTATGACGTCGTTGTTCTCGGAGCAGGCCCAGGCGGGTACGTCGCAGCGATCCGCGCCGCCCAGCTAGGGCTTAAGACCGCAGTCGTCGAACCCAAATACTGGGGCGGGGTGTGCCTTAACGTGGGCTGTATCCCGTCGAAGGCATTGCTGCGCAACGCCGAACTCGCGCACATCTTCACCAAGGAAGCCAAGCAGTTCGGCATCAGCGGGGAGGCCACGTTCGACTTCGGGGTCGCCTTCGACCGCAGCCGCAAGGTCGCCGACGGCCGGGTCGCCGGTGTGCACTTCCTGATGAAGAAGAACAAGATCACCGAGATCGGTGGCTACGGCAAGTTCACAGACGACCACACGCTCGAAGTCGACCTCAATGAAGGCGGCACCGAGACGGTGACCTTCGACAACGTCATCATCGCCACAGGCAGCAGCACCCGACTGGTACCCGGCACGTCGCTGTCGGAGAACGTGGTCACCTACGAGAAGCTGATCATGACGCGGGAACTGCCGAAGTCGATCGTCATCGCCGGGGCGGGCGCGATCGGTATGGAGTTCGGCTACGTGATGAAGAACTACGGAGTCGACGTCACCATCGTGGAGTTCCTCCCGCGCGCACTGCCCAACGAGGACGCCGAGGTGTCCAAGGAGATCGAGAAGCAGTTCAAGAAACTCGGCGTGAAGATCCTTACGGGCACCAAGGTCGAGGGAATCAAAGACGACGACGGCGGCGAGGTCCTTGTCACGGTGAGCAAGGACGGCAAGTCCGAGGAGATCAAGACCGAGAAGGTGCTGCAGGCGATCGGGTTCGCGCCCAACATCGAGGGCTACGGACTGGATAAGGCCGGTGTGCAGACCACCGAGCGCAAGGCCATCGGCATCGACGACTACATGCGCACCAACGTCCCGCACATCTATGCGATCGGCGACGTCACGGGCATGCTTCAGCTCGCTCACGTCGCCGAGGCGCAGGGCGTCGTCGCGGCCGAAACCATCGGCGGCGCAGACACATTGCCGCTGGGCGACTACCGGATGCTGCCGCGCGCCACGTTCTGCCAGCCCCAAGTGGCCAGCTTCGGACTCACCGAGGAGCAGGCCCGCGAAGAGGGCTACGACGTCAAGGTCGCCAAGTTCCCCTTCGCCGCGAACGCCAAGGCGCACGGTATGGGCGACCCGAGCGGTTTCGTGAAGCTGATCGCCGACGGGAAATACGGCGAGCTGATCGGCGGGCACCTCATCGGCCATGACGTCTCCGAGCTGCTGCCCGAGCTGACGCTGGCCCAGAAGTGGGACCTGACCGCCACCGAGCTGGCACGCAACGTGCACACCCACCCGACGATGTCCGAGGCGCTGCAGGAGTGCTTCCACGGGCTTGCCGGCCACATGATCAATTTCTGA
- a CDS encoding carboxymuconolactone decarboxylase family protein: MNVPARIEPGGFRELGPVNWAIAKLGARAIRAPRFSLVTVLGQHKLLFLAWAPYSAMLLGMLSKLPVRDAEVVILRVGHLRDCEYELQQHRRLARTRGLGPELQAKIFEGPDADGLTDRQRALITATDEFVVTRGVSPETWATLASHLNKSQLIEFCMLAAQYDGLAATITTLNVPLDFPD, encoded by the coding sequence ATGAACGTGCCTGCACGCATCGAACCGGGCGGCTTCCGCGAACTCGGGCCGGTCAACTGGGCGATCGCGAAGCTCGGCGCGCGTGCTATCCGGGCGCCGCGGTTCAGCCTCGTCACCGTGCTGGGTCAGCACAAGCTGCTGTTCCTCGCGTGGGCACCCTACAGCGCGATGTTGCTCGGCATGCTGAGCAAGCTTCCGGTGCGCGACGCCGAGGTGGTCATCCTGCGCGTCGGCCACCTGCGCGACTGCGAGTACGAGCTGCAACAGCACCGCAGGTTGGCGAGGACGCGCGGGCTCGGGCCCGAACTTCAGGCGAAGATCTTCGAGGGACCCGACGCCGACGGGCTGACCGACCGGCAGCGGGCGCTGATCACCGCCACCGACGAGTTCGTCGTCACCCGGGGTGTGTCACCGGAGACCTGGGCGACGTTGGCCAGCCACCTGAACAAGTCCCAGCTGATCGAATTCTGCATGCTGGCAGCGCAATATGACGGGCTGGCGGCCACCATCACGACGCTGAACGTGCCGCTGGACTTCCCGGACTAG
- the ramB gene encoding acetate metabolism transcriptional regulator RamB yields MAKTFVGSRVRQLRNERGFSQAALAQTLDISPSYLNQIEHEVRPLTVAVLLRITEVFGVDATFFASQDDTRLVAELREVTMDRDIDVDPAEIADIVNAHPTLARAMVNLHRRYQLTTTQLAAATEDRFSDGSGSGSITMPHEEVRDYFYQRQNYLHELDTAAEDLTIDLRMHRGDLARDLSDRLKAVHGVRIVARSDLGDTVLHRYDPATRRLEMGSHLSSGQQVFKMAAELAYLEFGGLIDKLVTEGKFTSEESTRLARLGLANYFAAATVLPYAQFHEVAEKFRYDAERLSAFYAVSYETIAHRLSTLQRPSMRGVPFSFVRVDKAGNMSKRQSATGFHFSSSGGTCPLWNVYETFANPGKILVQIAQMPDGRSYLWVARTVERRASRYGQPGKTFAIGLGCELRHAHRLVYSEGLDLSGDIATPIGAGCRVCERDNCPQRAFPALGRALDIDEHRSTVSPYLARQS; encoded by the coding sequence GTGGCCAAAACCTTCGTCGGTTCACGGGTCAGGCAGCTGCGCAACGAGCGGGGCTTCAGCCAGGCCGCGCTGGCCCAGACGCTGGACATCTCGCCGAGCTACCTCAACCAGATCGAGCACGAGGTGCGGCCGCTGACGGTCGCGGTGCTGTTGCGGATCACCGAGGTGTTCGGCGTGGACGCCACCTTCTTCGCCTCACAGGACGACACCCGTCTGGTCGCCGAGCTGCGCGAGGTGACGATGGACCGCGACATCGACGTCGACCCCGCCGAGATCGCCGACATCGTCAACGCTCACCCCACGCTGGCGCGGGCGATGGTGAACCTGCATCGGCGCTATCAGCTCACCACCACGCAGCTGGCCGCCGCGACCGAGGACCGGTTCTCCGACGGCAGCGGCTCGGGCTCGATCACGATGCCGCACGAGGAGGTGCGCGACTACTTCTATCAGCGGCAGAACTATCTGCACGAGCTCGATACCGCCGCCGAGGATCTGACGATCGACCTGCGCATGCACCGCGGCGACCTCGCCCGAGATCTATCGGATCGACTCAAGGCCGTGCACGGTGTGCGCATCGTGGCCCGAAGCGACCTCGGCGACACCGTGCTGCACCGCTACGACCCTGCGACGCGCAGGCTCGAGATGGGCAGCCACCTCTCGTCGGGCCAGCAGGTCTTCAAAATGGCCGCCGAGCTGGCCTACCTCGAGTTCGGCGGGCTGATCGACAAGCTGGTCACCGAAGGCAAGTTCACCAGCGAGGAGTCGACGAGGCTGGCCAGGCTCGGCCTCGCCAACTACTTCGCCGCGGCGACCGTGCTGCCGTACGCGCAGTTTCACGAGGTCGCCGAGAAGTTCCGCTACGACGCCGAGCGGCTCTCGGCGTTCTATGCGGTCAGCTATGAGACGATCGCGCACCGGCTGTCGACGCTGCAGCGGCCCTCGATGCGCGGGGTGCCGTTCTCGTTCGTCCGCGTGGACAAGGCGGGCAACATGTCGAAGCGCCAGTCCGCCACGGGTTTTCACTTCTCGTCCAGCGGCGGCACCTGTCCGCTGTGGAACGTCTACGAGACCTTTGCCAACCCGGGCAAGATCCTGGTGCAGATCGCGCAGATGCCCGACGGCCGCAGCTACCTGTGGGTGGCGCGCACAGTCGAACGCCGCGCATCGCGATATGGTCAGCCAGGCAAGACATTTGCCATCGGGCTCGGCTGCGAACTTCGGCACGCACACCGGCTCGTCTACTCGGAGGGACTCGACTTGTCGGGCGACATCGCCACACCGATCGGGGCGGGCTGCCGGGTATGCGAACGGGACAACTGTCCGCAGCGCGCGTTCCCGGCACTCGGCCGTGCACTGGATATCGATGAGCACCGCAGCACGGTCTCGCCGTACTTGGCGAGGCAGTCATGA
- a CDS encoding acyl-[acyl-carrier-protein] thioesterase has protein sequence MPVPDPHPDVFDVQWPLRVGDIDRYGRLRFDAATRHIQDIGSDHLRELGFEETHPLWIVRRTMIDMIEPIEFQDMLRLRRWCSGTSNRWCEMRVRIDGRKGGLVESEAFWININRETQGPARIADDFIEGLRRTTGEGRLRWKAYLTAGSREDAAEIRDYPVRVSDIDIFDHMNNSVYWTVIEDYLYSHLELVKSPLRVTIEHDAAVALGDKLEIVKHVHPAGSTQQFGPELTDRTVTTLTYLVGDETKAVAAIFSL, from the coding sequence ATGCCCGTGCCGGACCCGCATCCCGACGTTTTCGATGTGCAATGGCCACTGCGGGTCGGCGACATCGACCGGTACGGACGTCTGCGGTTCGACGCAGCGACCCGCCACATCCAGGACATCGGCTCAGACCACCTGCGGGAACTCGGTTTCGAGGAGACACACCCGCTGTGGATCGTCCGGCGCACGATGATCGACATGATCGAGCCGATCGAATTCCAGGACATGCTGCGCCTGCGTCGATGGTGTTCCGGAACGTCGAATCGCTGGTGTGAGATGCGGGTGCGCATCGACGGCCGCAAGGGCGGTCTCGTCGAGTCCGAGGCGTTCTGGATCAACATCAACCGGGAGACCCAGGGCCCCGCGCGCATCGCCGACGACTTCATCGAGGGCCTGCGGCGCACGACGGGCGAGGGCCGGCTGAGGTGGAAAGCGTATCTGACGGCCGGTAGCCGCGAAGATGCGGCGGAGATTCGTGATTACCCGGTGCGCGTCAGCGACATCGACATTTTCGATCACATGAACAACTCGGTCTACTGGACGGTCATCGAGGATTACCTCTACAGCCATCTGGAACTGGTGAAGTCTCCGCTGCGGGTGACCATCGAACACGACGCAGCGGTTGCGCTCGGCGACAAGCTCGAGATCGTCAAGCATGTCCATCCCGCGGGATCGACCCAGCAGTTCGGCCCAGAACTGACCGATCGCACTGTTACAACGCTCACATACCTGGTCGGTGACGAGACGAAAGCCGTCGCCGCCATCTTCTCGCTGTAG
- the aceA gene encoding isocitrate lyase yields MSAVGTPKSAEQIQHDWDTNPRWKGIERTYTPADVVALQGSVVEEATLARRGAEVLWEQLHDLEFVNALGALTGNMAVQQVRAGLKAIYLSGWQVAGDANLSGHTYPDQSLYPANSVPQVVRRINNALLRADEIAKVEADTSVENWLAPIVADGEAGFGGALNVYELQKAMIAAGVAGSHWEDQLASEKKCGHLGGKVLIPTQQHIRTLTSARLAADVADVPTVVIARTDAEAATLITSDVDERDQPFITGERTKEGFYRVKNGLEPCIARAKAYAPYSDLIWMETGTPDLELAAKFAEGVKSEFPDQLLAYNCSPSFNWKKHLDDSTIAKFQKELGSMGFKFQFITLAGFHALNYSMFDLAYGYARNQMSAYVELQEREFAAEERGYTATKHQREVGAGYFDRIATTVDPTSSTTALTGSTEEGQFH; encoded by the coding sequence ATGTCCGCCGTTGGCACACCGAAATCAGCTGAGCAGATACAGCACGACTGGGACACCAACCCGCGCTGGAAGGGCATCGAACGCACCTATACCCCCGCCGACGTGGTGGCGCTGCAGGGTTCCGTCGTCGAGGAGGCCACCCTGGCCCGCCGCGGCGCCGAAGTGCTCTGGGAGCAGCTGCACGACCTGGAGTTCGTCAACGCGCTCGGCGCGCTGACCGGAAACATGGCCGTCCAGCAGGTCCGCGCCGGCCTGAAAGCCATCTACCTGTCGGGTTGGCAGGTCGCCGGTGACGCGAACCTGTCCGGCCACACCTATCCCGACCAGAGCCTGTACCCGGCCAACTCGGTGCCGCAGGTCGTGCGCCGCATCAACAACGCGCTGCTGCGCGCCGACGAGATCGCCAAGGTCGAGGCCGACACCTCGGTGGAGAACTGGCTGGCGCCGATCGTCGCCGACGGCGAGGCCGGCTTCGGCGGTGCCCTCAACGTCTACGAGCTGCAGAAGGCGATGATCGCCGCAGGCGTCGCGGGCTCGCACTGGGAGGACCAGCTGGCCTCGGAGAAGAAGTGCGGCCACCTCGGCGGCAAGGTGCTCATCCCGACCCAGCAGCACATCCGCACGCTGACCTCGGCCCGGTTGGCCGCCGACGTCGCCGACGTGCCGACGGTCGTCATCGCCCGCACCGACGCCGAAGCGGCCACGCTGATAACGAGCGACGTGGACGAGCGCGATCAGCCGTTCATCACCGGGGAGCGCACCAAGGAAGGGTTCTACCGGGTCAAGAACGGCCTGGAGCCCTGCATCGCGCGAGCCAAGGCCTACGCGCCGTACTCCGACCTGATCTGGATGGAGACCGGCACGCCGGACCTGGAGCTGGCGGCGAAGTTCGCCGAGGGCGTCAAGTCTGAGTTCCCAGACCAGCTGCTGGCCTACAACTGCTCGCCGTCGTTCAACTGGAAGAAGCACTTGGACGACTCGACGATCGCGAAGTTCCAGAAGGAGCTCGGGTCGATGGGCTTCAAGTTCCAGTTCATCACGCTGGCCGGCTTCCACGCACTCAACTACTCGATGTTCGATCTGGCCTACGGGTACGCCCGCAACCAGATGAGCGCCTACGTCGAGCTGCAGGAGCGCGAATTCGCGGCCGAGGAGCGCGGTTACACCGCAACCAAGCACCAGCGCGAGGTCGGTGCCGGTTACTTCGACCGGATCGCCACCACGGTCGACCCGACGTCGTCGACGACCGCGCTGACGGGTTCGACCGAAGAAGGCCAGTTCCACTGA
- a CDS encoding 3-hydroxybutyryl-CoA dehydrogenase, with product MSIERVGVVGGGQMGSGIAEVSAKAGAHVIVFEPTEELAEAGSKRVTGSLERATSKGKLSESDRDAALGRLSFTTSLADMSDRQLVIEAVVEDEAVKGKIFAQLDELITDPDAVLASNTSSIPIMKIAAATKNPGRVLGLHFFNPVPVLPLVELVSTLVTSEEALARTEEFASGLLGKKVVRCGDRSGFIVNALLVPYLLSAIRMAEAGVATVEDIDTAVVAGLSHPMGPLRLSDLIGLDTMKLIADSMYDEYKEPGYAPPPLLLRMVEAGQLGKKSGKGFYSY from the coding sequence GTGAGCATTGAACGGGTAGGCGTCGTCGGCGGTGGCCAAATGGGCTCGGGCATCGCGGAGGTGTCGGCGAAGGCCGGCGCTCACGTGATCGTCTTCGAGCCGACCGAGGAGCTCGCCGAGGCCGGAAGCAAGCGCGTCACCGGATCATTGGAGCGCGCGACGAGCAAGGGCAAACTCTCGGAGAGCGATCGCGACGCCGCGCTGGGCCGGCTGTCGTTCACCACCAGCCTCGCCGACATGTCCGATCGTCAGCTCGTGATCGAAGCCGTCGTCGAGGACGAGGCCGTCAAGGGCAAGATCTTCGCCCAGCTCGACGAGCTGATCACCGATCCCGATGCGGTGCTCGCGTCGAACACCTCCAGCATCCCGATCATGAAAATTGCTGCGGCGACGAAGAATCCGGGCCGCGTGCTCGGTCTGCACTTCTTCAATCCGGTGCCGGTGCTGCCGCTGGTCGAGCTGGTCAGCACACTGGTCACCTCCGAAGAGGCGTTGGCGCGCACAGAAGAGTTCGCGAGCGGCCTGCTCGGCAAGAAGGTGGTGCGCTGCGGCGACCGCTCCGGCTTCATCGTCAACGCCTTGTTGGTGCCCTATCTGCTCTCCGCCATCCGGATGGCCGAAGCAGGCGTGGCGACGGTGGAGGACATCGACACGGCGGTGGTGGCCGGGCTGTCCCATCCGATGGGCCCGCTGCGGTTGTCGGACCTCATCGGCCTCGACACGATGAAGCTCATCGCGGACTCGATGTACGACGAGTACAAGGAGCCCGGCTACGCTCCGCCGCCTCTGCTGCTGCGGATGGTCGAGGCGGGTCAACTCGGCAAGAAGTCCGGCAAAGGCTTCTACTCCTACTGA